The genomic region CCTATGCTCATGCCAGCGCACCCCTAGACTTCATAAGAAGTTTGATGCATCAGATTTCTGTTTAGGGGAAGTCAAATGACCAATGCCGCATCAAGTACATTTGGCTTGAACACCGGAAAACGAACTTTCGTAGCAAATCGACTTGAAGGGCGGCTAACCGCCCTTCAAGTCGATTTGTGCATGGTGCAGCAATTGGGCCTTATCCTTCTCCGCTAACTTTTCAACGAACAGTGCAGCAAGCCCGCAAGTCTAGAACGAAAATGAGAGTTGGAACGCGGTGTTGTTTGAGGTGATCTGTTCAAACGGCTTGCTCAACTCGACTTCTGCTCGCAGCACAACTAAGGCCGCTGCACGAGCGTCTTCGCCTGCATCGTGGTGCTGAAATTCCAGGCTTAGGTGTTGTTTAAGATTGGCCAGTCCATGGCCTCCATTCCCTTTCAGCCCAGGCCAAGCAGTTCTGGCGATGGTCACACTATTGCTCCAACTCAATCGAGGTTGATACAGACCATGTGCTTTGCATGCCGCGTTGATAGCGTGTTCGTCAAAGCGGCTGTGTTGAACGATTGCGTGCCTAGTCAGCAGCACCTGAAGTTTGGGCCATATCTCAGCGAAAGTCGGTGCGTTTTCAACGGTCTTGGCGCTGATCCCATGCAGCTCAACGTTAAAAGGCGCAAAAGGCATCAAAGGGTCGACGAATGCCGACCAAGTTTGAATGCTACGATCTAATCCAACGCAAGCCAGACCGATTTGGCAAATACTGGCGCTGTCACCGCAGGACGTTTCTACATCCAAAGCTATGAAGCGGAAATCACCATGGGGAAGAGCGTCTGTCAAATTATCATGGCCTTTGCAGGTGGAGTTTGCGGTATTCTTTCGTAAGCTAATGGGGGCATTTGATCAGGAATGGAATCATGAACATCATACATTTCATCCAAGCCGGAGGAACCATCGACAAGGATTATCTGACCGATGATGATCATCGCGCTTATAATTTTGTGATTGGCGATCCCGCCTATCGATCCATCACAGATCGAGCCGAAATACCCTATCCAGTTGGCTTCACGATGGCCTGTCAGAAAGACAGCTCTGACATGGATGACCAAGATCGAGATACGATCAGGCGGATCGCCTCTGAGGTTGCAGAGGACAAGATCATCATCACCCATGGCACCGATACGCTGCATGTCACGGCCAAACATCTAGCGGACATATCGGGTAAAGTTATTGTTCTGACTGGAGCATTAAAACCAGAGCGGCTTCGTGATTCCGATGCAGACTTTAACCTCGGCATGGCGGTAGGTGCGATCCAATGTCTTCCTGCTGGCGTTTACATCGCTCTTTGCGGGGAATTGAAGCGGTGGGATGAGTACATTCCGAGATCGCCGCCTAGTCTTTCAGAGTAGGGCTCGAAGTACTTGAGGGCACCTCTATCAATACAGATTTTCAAATGCTGCACCCCTTTAAATCAATGGATTACTTCACGTAAGGGTCGGGAAAATGGCATTAATAGAGGTGCCATTGATTTAATCAACTCTTCCAGAAAGCTCCTCACGTAAGAACCGCCAAGAACTTTCGTCACGAAACTTTTTCGTGAAACTTCTGTCGGGGAGGTTCTTGTTGCGAGCCCGAATTCGGTGTTCGAGGCAAATCTGGTGTTGGTTGAAACCCACTCGCTCCACGCTTAAGTGCAAACTCCTGCTTCGACAAATGGTGCAGGTGCAGATCTATCTGGCAGCAGAAAGGGCCTGACAACTGAAAGGGAGCACCCCATGGCAATAATCGAACTCCCCAAATATCCAACTCGCCATGGCTACATGTCGGAGAAGATTCAGCGGGATTACATCGCCTCAGCAGTATCAAAGAACTTGCTGCCAACCGAGGCGCATCGGATGGCGGAAATCGTCTCGTTGAATGCACCAAGTGTTGTCTCAAAGCCTATTCAGTTTTGGCAATTATACTCCGTGCTGGGCCAAGATCCCATCGTGAGGATTGTTCACAGTTTCTATGAGCGTGTTTTTGCGGACGAAGATTGGTTCACATCCGTTTTTGCGCGTGTTGGCGGAATCGGTCATCACATCAACACGCAGGCCTCAATGTGGATCGACGTGATGGGCGGCGGGCCCTACTATCATGGCGCAGAGTTCAGGCTGAACTTCCACCACAACCACAATGCAATGCAGTTGATGAACGAAAAGGGCGCAGATCGGTGGTCGCAGCTGATGTTGGAAACACTTGATGCGTCAGCAGACCAAATGAGCAAAGACCCAAGGGTTCGGATAAGCATCAATACGTTTCTGTCCCATTTCATGACCAAGTATTCGAAAGAGTTCGCATTCGAAAACCGAAGCCTTTTCGGCGAAACCAATCCGCCGTTCAAGCGGAGGATCAATTTCATGAAGATGACGGAACAGGCGATAGAGGCGTTGAGTGAAGATGAACTCAGCACGGCGCTCGTAGAACGCGGCGTCGATATATCCAAATACGATGGCAAAGAGGCGCTGGTCAGCAAGGCGCTTATGATGTGATCCTAAATTAGGTTTCCCGTGACATCACTGGAATTGTAATGCAGCTCATATTTCATTTTCAAATTGTCGCGCAGCATGAATGCTGAAGTGGTCCTGCTTTTCTGGACAAGTTTGTGGCGGAGCTAAGATGTATCGGGTTTGATAATCATGCCACTTTCTTCATTGCCTTGCTGTCGAAGTATGCTGCGCCCGGCGTTCGTTTATCAAGTGCGATGTGTGGACGCTCTGCTTCGGTAGCAGTTAAGGGGTGTCGCCATGATGATATCCTTGTCGTCCGGAACGCAAAGGGCTTGCCCGTTTGGTGTCCGGCCACAGCGATTGAGCTTATGAAGAAACATGAGGATTGGCAGGGCTGCTTGCACTACGATGCATTCCTTCAAAGGGATATGCTTTACCGGCCCGTTCCCGGGACCGATGAGAACGAAAATTTTGAGATCTGTGAGGTTAGAGATACTGACGTCGTGCAGGATCAGGTTTGGTTCAACCGAAATGGTTTCCCTGATGCGACACGCAGCACAGTCGCGGACCACTTTTTGGGGGGAGGCTCAGAACCGAAGAATGAACGGAGGCGGATTTCTGCAGATTTCGCATGCTCCGGAACCGCTGCATTAACCGCTCGTTCCCCCAGATGGGCACAAGACAACAACGATGAAGCCAAACGCTGGAATCTGAACTGCCCGCCATCAATAAATGTATAATGCAGGCAATAAATTCATCCTTAGCATGACATTGCCACATAATGCTCTACTTGTGGAATATCAACCAAGACTGGTGCATTACGACATGCGTTCAGAATGTCAGACAAGGTGTCGGCGTATGGGTCGCGTTTCGGCACGGGGGCACTCAGGGATGATGACGAACTGTTCGAGTATTTCCTGCAGCCGATCGAGGACAAGGCCCGCACCTTCGCCTAGTCCTTGGCAAGCATGACGCTGACGACGCTGGAAAAGGCCAGGAACACCGTCGTCGGGGTCCTCTGGGGAGCAATCAACGGCGAGCTGGGCGCGCTCGATCTTACACAGATTGCACAGCCGAAGCTCGGCTCCGGTTGTGCGCTCGAGAGAAGGTGCCAATGCGAATGGGTAATGTTGCATGGTATAAAAGGCAACAAATGGAGGAACATGGTTATGAAAAGAAATCGCATCGAGGACGAAGACATCGACGGCTGTGACATCGATTTCACAGCCGAAGAGCAGACGAACGATGCGGATCTGCCCGAAGCGTCTGGTGGAGTAGGAGGCGCCGATGAGGAGCTGGACGGCTGCGATATTAATTTTGCAGCTGAGGTCGAGGCGGCCGATGAAGATTTGCCGCTGTCCACAGGAGGAGTTGGATAGATGGCATTCAAACTAACTTGGTTGGCAGAAACATTGCTGGACGCGGGCGTGAAAGTCGCTGAAGATCCCGGCTGGCAAACCCATGGACGCCGTGAAATGGGTACTGTTCGCGGCGTGATGTGCCATCATACCGCTGGAGGTCTGAGTGGCAACTTCCCAAGCCATAGGGTCGTTCGCGTTGGTCGGAGCGACCTACCGGGCCCGCTTTCACAATTGGGGCTCGGCAGGGACGGTACTTTTTATGTGATCGCTGCTGGCGTTGCAAACCATGCCGGGCGAGGCGAGTGGAAGGGAGTGACCACGGGCAACTCAAGCTTCATCGGTATTGAGGCCGAAAACACCGGCCTTTCCAACGATTTTCCCTGGCCTGATGTGCAGATGGACGCCTATGCGCGCGGTTGTGCGGCAATCCTGAGCCATATCGGCGCTCCAGTGAGCATGTGTTGCGGACACAAAGAATGGACCAAACGAAAAATCGATCCGACCTTCGACATGAACAAAGGAAACCATGATGATATGGACATCTTTCGGGCGCGGGTACAAGGGTTCATGGACGGTACTGGAGTGCCGAGACCGAGAACTCCAGCCGAGGACAACACAGGCCGTCCGACACTTCGCCGACCGGCATCGGGCGATCTGGTAAAAGAGATTCAGGCGAAGGTCGGGGTCGATACCGACGGAGACTTCGGTCCGAAAACGGAGGCGGCAATGCGGGCTTTCCAACGAAAACACGGGCTGGTGCCTGACGGGATCGTTGGACCTAAGACATGGGAGGCTCTCTCATCCGTCTGATCTTTGCATATACAGGGCTGTCTCTAGCCCTTGCAACTACGACGGCGTCGCCTCTTTGGGCCGCGAGCGATTGTCCGAAATCGGTCTATGCGGCGGCACGGGAGGTTCGGGATGCGCTGTATGCGGAGGACGTAACAGCGCTCTCTGAACTGATCCATGACGGATTGGGGGTTCGCGTCTCAACCGCCGCTTACGTAATAGCTGAGGAGGAGGATCTGGAGGGATCAGACAGGGTGTTGGACAGAGTGTTGGACCGAAATGCGGTCTGGGCGCTCTGGTCCGACCCTGAAACCTACTACTGGGGTGATAAGGAAGGGTCGGGAAAACCGATCGAAAGGACCGGTGCCGCATTTGTGTCTGAATATGTTACCAATCAGGAGTTGCATTTCGAGACCGCAGAGCCGATCGCACATGATCCAGGAAAGGGCCGTGGGACAACCTTCGATAACGCCGCAGACAAATATCCCGAGGAAGGGATTGTGGAATTTATCTCCGGGGAGCCGCCGGAAAACGGGGCGGCACTACGTTTGGCTTTCGCGCCTGAGGAGGGGTGCCAACGACTCGTTGGGCTCATTCTGGCGCGTTGGTAGCCGCGAGGACGTGCTATCAGGCGGATTCTAACTAGTCTCTGCTTCCGCCAGATTACCGGAATTTATGCCGAACAAAGCTGGCGCCACTCCGCGAGAACGGCGGTGCGGTTGAGCTTGGAATTGGCGCGTGAATAAAGGTGGTGCTCCAGATTGAAATGGTTGTGCACCGAAGAATGAACGGAGGCGGCTTTCTGCAGACTTCGCATGCTCTGGAACCGCTGCATCGCCCGTTCTCGCCTTCGAAACGGAAGATGCGAATTTTCGCCTCTGTTGTTCTGCCAGCGACCGGTTTCTTGATTCTGGGCGTTCCCAATTGCCTTCATCGCAGCGCTGTAGGAGCGAAATTTATCGGTCACCATGACATGTGGTTGACCGTAGAGATTCATCAATTTCCGGAGAAATTTCAATGCACTTTTCTTATCCCGACTCTTCGTGACATAGAACTCAAGCACTTCACCCGAACGGGCGCTTGGGTTCGATCACTCCTAGAATGCAAGCCGACCCGGGTTGTCACCGTCGCCATCGCCAACAAGACTGCCCGTACCGCATGGGCATTGCTCGCGAAGGGAGAAAGCTACAAGGCCACATCGGCCGTCTGAACGAATGGCCGCCAGTTTGCCGCCTGGTTGGGGTTGGTTCCTAAACAACGATCAAGCGGAGGGAAGACCAGGCTGTTTGGGATCAGCAAGCGTGGTGTTCGATACCTGCGCACGCTGATGATCCACGGTGCCCGAGCTGTTCTGGGTAAGGCGAGTGGGAAAACCGATCCAAGAAGCCATAGGATTGGCCGAATGCGCGAACGCCGACATCCGAATGTTGTCACTGTCGCACTCGGCAACAAGAACGCCAGGATCGTTTGGTCAGTGTTGTCGCGGCAAGAAGGCTATCGCCCTGATCAGACGGCGTCGGCAATCTGACGGCGGCTAAAAATCAACTGAGAAAAGGAAGTTAATCCCGGAATATTGCCGCAAACTGCCAGGA from Parasedimentitalea psychrophila harbors:
- a CDS encoding peptidoglycan recognition protein family protein; its protein translation is MAFKLTWLAETLLDAGVKVAEDPGWQTHGRREMGTVRGVMCHHTAGGLSGNFPSHRVVRVGRSDLPGPLSQLGLGRDGTFYVIAAGVANHAGRGEWKGVTTGNSSFIGIEAENTGLSNDFPWPDVQMDAYARGCAAILSHIGAPVSMCCGHKEWTKRKIDPTFDMNKGNHDDMDIFRARVQGFMDGTGVPRPRTPAEDNTGRPTLRRPASGDLVKEIQAKVGVDTDGDFGPKTEAAMRAFQRKHGLVPDGIVGPKTWEALSSV
- a CDS encoding globin domain-containing protein — its product is MAIIELPKYPTRHGYMSEKIQRDYIASAVSKNLLPTEAHRMAEIVSLNAPSVVSKPIQFWQLYSVLGQDPIVRIVHSFYERVFADEDWFTSVFARVGGIGHHINTQASMWIDVMGGGPYYHGAEFRLNFHHNHNAMQLMNEKGADRWSQLMLETLDASADQMSKDPRVRISINTFLSHFMTKYSKEFAFENRSLFGETNPPFKRRINFMKMTEQAIEALSEDELSTALVERGVDISKYDGKEALVSKALMM
- a CDS encoding 3'-5' exonuclease yields the protein MTDALPHGDFRFIALDVETSCGDSASICQIGLACVGLDRSIQTWSAFVDPLMPFAPFNVELHGISAKTVENAPTFAEIWPKLQVLLTRHAIVQHSRFDEHAINAACKAHGLYQPRLSWSNSVTIARTAWPGLKGNGGHGLANLKQHLSLEFQHHDAGEDARAAALVVLRAEVELSKPFEQITSNNTAFQLSFSF
- a CDS encoding asparaginase domain-containing protein — protein: MNIIHFIQAGGTIDKDYLTDDDHRAYNFVIGDPAYRSITDRAEIPYPVGFTMACQKDSSDMDDQDRDTIRRIASEVAEDKIIITHGTDTLHVTAKHLADISGKVIVLTGALKPERLRDSDADFNLGMAVGAIQCLPAGVYIALCGELKRWDEYIPRSPPSLSE